Proteins encoded together in one Anabaena sphaerica FACHB-251 window:
- a CDS encoding DUF1194 domain-containing protein: protein MSANMKISNLFRGTLVAVTCGLSVVAISTSASAAQTLVDLELSLLTDVSGSVVLSEFNLLKQGYVNAFANPDLFNNFISKGQYGKIAVNYIYWSGASEQQETIGWTLIDSVAASQNFANLINTAARPFSGLTAPGSAINFATPKFFNNAFDGTRQVIDVAGDGAQNAGANTLAARNAALAAGVDAINGIIIGGESGLANFYQNNIVGGINADGSPAFLKTATNFQTFGEAIDQKLKAEIKPTTVPEPASLIGILGLGAFGVTSLRKRKQTAI from the coding sequence ATGAGCGCCAACATGAAAATTTCTAACCTGTTCCGTGGAACACTTGTAGCAGTAACTTGTGGTTTGTCAGTTGTAGCTATTTCCACATCTGCTTCTGCTGCCCAAACTCTTGTAGATTTGGAACTTTCCCTCCTGACTGACGTATCTGGAAGCGTAGTTCTCTCCGAATTTAACCTGCTAAAACAGGGCTATGTAAATGCTTTCGCAAATCCTGACCTTTTCAACAACTTCATTTCTAAGGGACAATACGGCAAGATTGCAGTTAACTATATCTACTGGTCCGGTGCAAGTGAGCAACAAGAAACTATAGGTTGGACTTTGATTGATAGCGTAGCAGCTTCACAGAACTTTGCTAACCTGATCAATACAGCAGCGCGTCCTTTCAGTGGTTTAACCGCGCCTGGTTCGGCAATTAATTTCGCCACACCCAAGTTCTTCAATAATGCCTTTGATGGAACTCGTCAAGTCATCGACGTGGCTGGTGACGGCGCTCAAAACGCTGGTGCTAACACACTTGCTGCCCGAAATGCTGCTCTAGCGGCTGGTGTTGATGCCATTAACGGTATAATCATTGGTGGTGAGTCTGGACTGGCGAACTTCTATCAAAATAACATTGTGGGCGGGATTAATGCTGATGGTAGCCCAGCCTTCCTCAAGACAGCTACTAACTTCCAAACCTTTGGTGAAGCCATTGACCAGAAACTTAAGGCTGAAATTAAACCTACTACTGTTCCTGAACCCGCTTCCCTCATCGGTATCTTAGGCTTGGGTGCTTTTGGCGTTACCTCACTCCGCAAACGCAAGCAAACCGCAATTTAA
- a CDS encoding SirB1 family protein has translation MNFSSARQHFYQEIQQPDESINLARAALYIAQEEYPDLEPEEYLNSLDTMATELEERLPSSRYPLRIIQNINQYLYDELGFTGNKIDYYDPRNSFFNDVIERRTGIPITLGLVYIEVAKRLNFPMVGIGMPGHFLIRPDVADIEIFVDAFNGGEVMFPQDCQERLSQIYQQAVILKPEFLAVVSKRHFLARMLTNLKYIYLKQQDLEKTLAVVERILLLFPGVSLELRDRGLLYYQLGYFTQAVEDLQSYLTKVPDAEDADVIRQLLSKLGKK, from the coding sequence ATGAATTTCTCGTCAGCACGACAGCATTTTTACCAAGAAATTCAACAACCTGACGAGTCCATCAACTTGGCCAGGGCGGCTTTATATATTGCCCAGGAAGAATATCCCGACCTTGAGCCGGAAGAATACTTAAATTCACTGGATACAATGGCAACGGAGTTAGAGGAACGCTTGCCATCTTCCCGCTATCCTTTGCGGATAATTCAAAATATTAATCAGTATTTATACGATGAATTGGGTTTTACAGGTAATAAAATAGATTATTATGATCCGCGTAACAGCTTTTTTAATGATGTGATTGAACGCAGAACAGGTATTCCTATTACTTTAGGGTTAGTTTATATTGAGGTAGCAAAACGCCTTAATTTTCCGATGGTGGGAATAGGAATGCCCGGACATTTCCTCATCCGTCCCGATGTTGCAGATATAGAGATTTTTGTGGATGCTTTCAATGGTGGTGAGGTGATGTTTCCTCAAGACTGCCAGGAACGATTATCACAAATTTATCAGCAAGCGGTAATTTTGAAACCAGAATTTTTAGCAGTAGTGAGTAAGCGGCATTTTTTAGCGCGGATGCTGACTAATTTGAAATATATTTACCTAAAACAGCAGGATTTAGAAAAAACTCTAGCTGTAGTAGAACGAATTTTGCTGTTGTTTCCTGGTGTCAGTTTAGAACTGAGAGACAGAGGTTTGCTTTATTATCAACTTGGTTACTTTACCCAAGCTGTAGAGGATTTACAAAGTTATCTGACTAAGGTTCCCGACGCTGAAGACGCTGACGTGATTCGGCAATTACTGAGTAAATTAGGTAAAAAATAA
- a CDS encoding cytochrome b has protein sequence MSSVNTPSKPRQNSAFKHLMSIHWWMSIGYLILFVTGTSMARLPREVFIRPSLYDFHKSIGALTMAVLTWRILVLLRVWWRKYTKKFPKFSTEWFKTVALHTSLYIFMWAVPIAGFLLSNSYKSNNVKFFGILLPDIFPQNSAMVEIGRSLHFWLAYTFLAFIILHSIQQKKVVRSLWRKFTKAITLGNTLSSN, from the coding sequence ATGTCCTCAGTCAATACACCCTCTAAACCCAGACAAAATTCTGCATTTAAGCACCTAATGTCTATCCATTGGTGGATGTCAATTGGTTATTTAATATTATTTGTAACTGGAACATCTATGGCCAGGTTGCCAAGAGAGGTTTTTATTCGTCCCTCTCTTTATGATTTTCATAAATCAATCGGCGCTTTAACAATGGCTGTACTCACTTGGCGAATTTTAGTATTGTTGCGTGTTTGGTGGCGCAAATATACAAAAAAATTTCCTAAATTTTCGACCGAATGGTTTAAAACTGTTGCCCTGCATACCAGTTTATATATCTTTATGTGGGCTGTTCCTATCGCTGGCTTCTTACTTTCCAACTCTTATAAAAGTAATAATGTCAAATTTTTTGGTATTCTTTTACCTGATATCTTCCCACAAAATTCAGCAATGGTAGAAATCGGTAGAAGTCTTCATTTCTGGTTAGCCTATACATTTTTGGCTTTTATTATTCTACATTCAATCCAACAGAAAAAAGTAGTGCGATCGCTCTGGCGCAAATTCACCAAAGCTATCACATTGGGCAATACTTTATCCAGTAACTAA
- a CDS encoding class I SAM-dependent methyltransferase, which yields MTTVKQARWQAAQLAESQYWDGMNITELLRICTEKPDFLSILSQEQLQYLFDDKEILEIGVGPLGISLASFYPEKHKIKKLVKLEPLARTLITESSLIQQIWARPFIDWISSLSEEGNYIQKSGEQMEYEEEFDTVIIYNVLDHVKDPLLILRNAYKSIRSGGQILVGVDCRSILGQIKFEYILRRIAKDEILVKAHPHTFLHHQVVQLLEEAGFDHVQTIGIPSLIHIFMGSSFRPAFIAEKRR from the coding sequence ATGACCACAGTAAAACAAGCTAGATGGCAAGCTGCTCAATTGGCAGAGTCTCAATATTGGGATGGAATGAATATTACTGAACTGTTGAGGATATGCACTGAAAAACCAGATTTCTTGAGTATCCTTAGTCAGGAGCAGCTTCAATATCTATTTGATGATAAAGAAATTCTTGAAATTGGTGTGGGACCACTGGGAATTAGTCTTGCTTCCTTTTATCCAGAAAAACATAAAATCAAAAAATTAGTAAAGTTAGAGCCGTTAGCACGGACTTTAATAACGGAATCATCACTAATCCAACAGATATGGGCTAGACCATTTATTGATTGGATAAGTAGCCTTAGTGAAGAGGGTAATTACATTCAGAAATCTGGAGAACAAATGGAATATGAGGAAGAATTTGATACTGTTATTATTTATAATGTTTTAGATCATGTAAAAGATCCATTGTTAATTTTACGTAATGCTTATAAATCTATACGAAGCGGGGGACAAATATTAGTAGGGGTGGACTGTAGATCAATACTTGGACAAATTAAGTTTGAGTATATCTTGCGTAGGATAGCAAAGGATGAAATTTTAGTGAAAGCTCATCCACATACTTTTTTACATCACCAGGTTGTACAACTCTTAGAAGAGGCTGGATTTGATCACGTACAAACTATTGGTATTCCAAGCTTAATTCATATATTTATGGGTTCAAGTTTTAGACCTGCTTTTATTGCAGAAAAACGTAGATAA
- the bchH gene encoding magnesium chelatase subunit H, whose translation MKRIVLIAGFESFNADLYRKAAFLASSRCPELDIRVFSDRDITTKRDEVKTALQGADVFFGSLIFDYEQVLWLREHISTIPIRLIFESALELMSLTKIGAFSIGDKPKGMPKPVKFILDKFSNGKEEDKLAGYISFLKIGPKLLKFVPVQKVQDLRNWLIIYGYWNAGGTENVAALFWILAEKYLDLKVGDIPPPIETPNMGLLHPDYQGFFTSPREYLLWYQRREQGTGNREQGRKNSPVIGILLYRKHVITKQNYIPQLIRKFEAAGLIPLPIFINGVEGHVAVRDWMTTDYETQQRQQGNIETPSLSPEAVKVDAIISTIGFPLVGGPAGSMEAGRQIEVAKRILTAKNIPYIVAAPLLIQDIYSWTRQGIGGLQSVVLYALPELDGAIDTIPLGGLVGENIYLVPERVQRLIARVKSWVSLRKKPAAARKIAIILYGFPPGYGAVGTAALLNVPRSLIKLLHALKAQGYTVGEIPEDGEELIRQVKAVDEEMETWAENKPFPTSANTVNARKLEKWLGYLRTSRIEKQWKSLTGTGIKTYGEELHIGGVQLGNIWIGVQPPLGIQGDPMRLMFERDLTPHPQYAAYYKWLQNDFQADAIVHFGMHGTVEWLPGSPLGNTGYSWSDILLGNLPNLYIYAANNPSESILAKRRGYGVLISHNVPPYGRAGLYKELVNLRDLISEYREDPQKNYVLKEGICKKIVDTGLEVDCPFDDAKKLGIPFTPENVRMFSGHAFDHYLVKLYEYLQVLENRLFSCGLHVLGEAPNQEELTGYLDAYFGGENEPRSAKQFPQGRDEEHEGREEEGREEERKEITRLLNQSTDELTNLLRGLNGEFIPPAPGGDLLRDGAGVLPTGRNIHALDPYRMPSPAAFERGREIAKKIIDQHLDENKKYPETVAVLLWGLDAIKTKGESLGILLELVGAEPVKEGTGRIVRYDLKPLSEVGHPRIDVLGNLSGIFRDSFVNIIELLDDLFQRAADADEPEEQNFIRKHALSLKAQGVENSSARLFSNPSGDFGSLVNDRVVDGNWESGDELGKTWESRNVFSYGRQDKGQARPEVLQTLLKTSDRIVQEIDSVEYGLTDIQEYYANTGGLKKAAEQQSGKKVTASFVESFSKDTTPRNLDDLLRMEYRTKLLNPKWADAMANQGSGGAFEISQRMTALIGWGGTADFRDHWVYEQAADTYALDPEMAEKLRKANPEAFRNIVSRMLEASGRGLWQADGDRLEKLRKLYELSDEELEGVKFV comes from the coding sequence ATGAAACGCATAGTCTTGATAGCTGGTTTTGAATCGTTTAACGCTGACTTGTACAGAAAAGCGGCTTTTTTGGCTAGTTCTCGCTGTCCTGAGTTAGATATTCGGGTGTTTAGCGATCGCGATATTACCACCAAGCGCGATGAGGTGAAAACAGCACTCCAAGGTGCAGATGTGTTTTTTGGCAGCTTAATATTTGACTATGAGCAAGTTTTGTGGTTGCGGGAACATATCTCTACTATCCCTATCCGGCTTATTTTCGAGTCAGCACTAGAATTAATGAGTTTAACCAAGATAGGCGCATTTTCCATCGGTGATAAACCCAAAGGAATGCCAAAACCCGTTAAATTCATCCTTGACAAATTTAGCAATGGTAAAGAAGAAGACAAACTCGCTGGTTACATCAGTTTCCTGAAAATCGGACCCAAGTTATTAAAATTCGTCCCAGTGCAGAAAGTCCAAGACTTACGCAACTGGTTAATTATCTACGGATACTGGAACGCAGGAGGAACAGAAAACGTCGCTGCTTTATTCTGGATACTTGCGGAAAAATACTTAGATTTAAAAGTCGGTGACATCCCCCCACCTATTGAAACCCCCAACATGGGCTTACTGCATCCAGACTATCAAGGGTTTTTTACATCACCACGTGAGTATTTACTATGGTATCAAAGAAGGGAACAGGGAACAGGGAACAGGGAACAGGGAAGAAAGAATTCACCAGTTATTGGAATTTTACTTTATAGAAAGCACGTCATTACTAAACAGAATTATATTCCCCAACTAATTAGAAAATTTGAAGCAGCGGGTTTAATACCTTTACCAATTTTTATCAACGGTGTAGAAGGTCATGTAGCGGTACGAGACTGGATGACAACCGACTATGAAACCCAACAACGTCAACAAGGAAATATTGAAACTCCGTCTCTTTCTCCCGAAGCAGTCAAAGTTGATGCGATAATTTCTACCATTGGTTTCCCCTTAGTTGGTGGCCCTGCTGGTTCAATGGAAGCAGGACGACAAATAGAAGTAGCTAAACGCATTCTTACAGCTAAAAATATCCCTTATATTGTTGCTGCACCTTTATTAATTCAAGATATTTATTCATGGACTCGTCAAGGAATTGGCGGTTTACAAAGTGTTGTATTATATGCCTTACCAGAATTAGATGGGGCAATTGATACTATTCCCCTTGGTGGTTTAGTAGGCGAAAATATTTATTTAGTTCCTGAACGAGTACAGCGTTTAATTGCTAGGGTAAAAAGCTGGGTTTCTCTCCGAAAAAAACCAGCAGCAGCAAGAAAAATCGCCATCATTTTATATGGGTTTCCTCCTGGTTATGGGGCGGTAGGAACTGCTGCATTATTAAACGTTCCTCGCAGTTTAATTAAATTACTTCATGCACTCAAAGCACAAGGTTATACAGTTGGTGAAATTCCTGAAGATGGAGAAGAATTAATTCGCCAAGTTAAAGCAGTAGATGAAGAAATGGAAACATGGGCAGAAAATAAACCTTTCCCGACATCAGCTAATACTGTTAATGCACGTAAATTGGAAAAATGGTTAGGATATCTCCGCACTTCTCGCATTGAAAAACAATGGAAATCTTTAACAGGTACGGGAATTAAAACCTACGGTGAGGAACTACATATTGGTGGTGTGCAGTTAGGAAATATTTGGATTGGTGTCCAGCCACCTTTGGGGATTCAAGGTGATCCAATGCGGTTAATGTTTGAGAGAGATTTAACTCCTCATCCCCAATATGCAGCTTATTATAAATGGTTGCAAAATGATTTTCAAGCTGATGCTATTGTTCATTTTGGAATGCACGGAACTGTGGAATGGTTGCCGGGTTCACCTCTAGGAAATACTGGTTATTCCTGGTCGGATATTTTGTTAGGAAATCTACCCAATTTATATATCTATGCTGCGAATAATCCCTCGGAATCAATTTTAGCTAAACGTCGCGGTTATGGTGTGTTGATTTCTCACAATGTACCACCTTATGGTCGCGCTGGTTTATATAAGGAGTTGGTAAATTTACGAGATTTAATTTCTGAGTATCGGGAAGATCCACAAAAAAATTATGTGCTGAAGGAAGGGATTTGTAAGAAAATTGTTGATACTGGTTTGGAGGTAGATTGTCCTTTTGATGATGCTAAAAAATTAGGTATTCCGTTTACACCGGAAAATGTGAGGATGTTTAGTGGTCATGCTTTTGATCATTATTTGGTGAAGTTGTATGAGTATTTGCAGGTTCTAGAAAATCGTCTCTTTTCTTGTGGTTTGCACGTTTTGGGAGAAGCACCAAATCAGGAGGAGTTAACTGGTTATTTGGATGCTTATTTTGGGGGAGAGAATGAACCACGTTCTGCGAAGCAGTTCCCGCAGGGTAGGGACGAAGAACACGAAGGAAGAGAGGAAGAAGGAAGAGAAGAAGAAAGAAAGGAAATTACAAGGTTATTAAATCAGTCTACTGATGAGTTAACTAATCTTTTGCGGGGTTTAAATGGTGAGTTTATTCCTCCTGCACCTGGTGGGGATTTATTAAGAGATGGTGCGGGTGTTTTACCAACAGGACGCAATATTCACGCTTTAGATCCTTATAGAATGCCTTCTCCTGCTGCTTTTGAAAGAGGTAGAGAAATCGCTAAGAAAATTATTGATCAACATTTAGACGAAAATAAGAAATATCCGGAAACTGTGGCGGTTTTATTATGGGGTTTGGATGCTATTAAAACTAAGGGTGAGTCTCTTGGTATTCTCTTAGAATTAGTTGGTGCTGAACCTGTGAAGGAAGGAACTGGAAGAATAGTAAGATATGATTTGAAACCTCTTTCTGAAGTGGGACATCCGAGAATTGATGTGTTAGGAAATCTATCAGGTATTTTCCGTGATAGTTTTGTGAATATCATTGAATTATTGGATGATTTATTTCAACGTGCTGCGGATGCTGATGAACCAGAGGAACAGAATTTTATTAGAAAACATGCTTTGTCTTTAAAAGCGCAAGGTGTGGAAAATTCTTCAGCGAGATTGTTTTCTAATCCATCGGGTGATTTTGGTTCTTTGGTTAATGATAGAGTGGTTGATGGTAATTGGGAATCTGGGGATGAGTTAGGTAAAACTTGGGAAAGTCGCAATGTGTTTAGTTATGGTAGACAGGATAAGGGACAAGCTAGACCGGAAGTTTTACAGACATTATTAAAAACGAGCGATCGCATTGTTCAAGAAATAGATTCGGTAGAATATGGTTTAACTGATATTCAGGAATATTATGCCAATACCGGCGGTTTGAAAAAAGCCGCAGAACAGCAAAGCGGGAAAAAAGTTACAGCTAGTTTTGTAGAGAGTTTTTCTAAGGATACCACCCCCAGAAATTTAGATGATTTATTACGAATGGAGTACAGAACTAAGTTATTAAATCCTAAATGGGCTGATGCAATGGCTAACCAAGGTTCTGGAGGTGCTTTTGAAATTTCCCAACGCATGACGGCGTTAATAGGTTGGGGTGGAACTGCTGATTTTCGAGATCATTGGGTTTATGAACAAGCCGCAGATACCTATGCTTTAGATCCAGAAATGGCGGAAAAATTACGCAAAGCCAACCCAGAAGCTTTTAGAAATATTGTCAGCAGAATGTTAGAAGCATCGGGACGCGGTTTATGGCAAGCTGATGGAGATAGGTTAGAAAAATTGCGTAAGTTGTATGAGTTGAGTGATGAAGAACTGGAAGGAGTGAAATTTGTGTAA
- a CDS encoding N-acetylmuramoyl-L-alanine amidase codes for MKFGIDMGHNCPPDTGASGIKFEDKLTKEVGTKVIAKLESLGHTAISCTPNSATSVGQSLGRRCDIANRNKVDVFVSIHFNAFNGKANGTEVFAMSDSGKKIAQPVLNEIIQLGFFNRGVKNGSHLYVIRNTNMTGILIECCFIDSAKDMQLYDGEAMANAIVKGLTGKVTVASAPVNTVRDEEQNTDTSILRLQKALNQLQITDRNNRRLVEDNFTGPATTSAVEKFQRVVGIIPTGMATSTTWNAINQILSKRLVQGSQTSGPIMRYLQYRVGATPDGIYGSQTEAAIKRFQQQNGLTPDGIVGAMTWQKLIG; via the coding sequence ATGAAATTTGGAATTGATATGGGGCATAATTGCCCTCCAGATACTGGAGCCAGTGGAATTAAATTTGAGGATAAATTAACTAAAGAAGTAGGTACTAAAGTTATAGCTAAGTTAGAAAGCTTAGGTCATACAGCAATATCTTGTACACCAAATAGTGCGACTTCAGTAGGTCAATCTCTCGGCAGACGTTGTGATATAGCTAATAGGAACAAAGTCGATGTTTTTGTTTCTATTCATTTTAATGCCTTTAATGGCAAAGCTAATGGTACTGAAGTATTTGCCATGAGTGATTCTGGCAAGAAAATCGCCCAACCTGTATTAAATGAAATTATTCAGTTAGGATTTTTTAATCGCGGTGTCAAGAATGGTTCTCACTTGTACGTGATTAGAAATACAAATATGACAGGAATTCTCATAGAATGTTGCTTTATAGATTCAGCCAAAGATATGCAACTCTATGATGGTGAAGCAATGGCCAATGCTATTGTTAAAGGGTTAACGGGTAAAGTAACAGTAGCATCTGCCCCTGTGAACACAGTCCGAGATGAGGAACAGAATACAGATACCAGTATTCTACGACTACAAAAAGCCTTAAATCAACTGCAAATAACTGATAGAAATAATAGGCGTTTGGTTGAAGATAACTTTACCGGACCTGCAACAACTTCTGCTGTAGAAAAGTTTCAGAGGGTTGTAGGAATTATCCCGACGGGAATGGCAACTAGCACCACATGGAATGCCATCAATCAGATACTATCAAAACGATTAGTCCAAGGAAGTCAAACCAGTGGACCGATAATGAGATACTTGCAATATCGTGTAGGTGCTACTCCAGATGGTATTTATGGTTCTCAGACAGAAGCAGCAATTAAGAGATTTCAGCAGCAAAATGGTTTAACGCCTGATGGAATTGTCGGGGCAATGACTTGGCAGAAATTAATTGGTTAG
- a CDS encoding CHAD domain-containing protein — MNLDTKTTIKTLGDCAYQAIEKHFHKTLKWEKSVKKDEDPEGLHQMRVGMRRLRTAVSRFQLSLNLPKSASDKNIGKIAGILGNLRDLDVLKEILENNYKPHLLQQEQAYLEIAFSALAKQREAAFSHVQKTLKDENYKSFKKDLQQWVEKPIYQPLASLPIQQVLPDLLLPEVSKFLLHPGWMIGTKVVNSEVIVQSNWTPEQLEQHLKTQGETLHDLRKQAKRVRYQMELFTDLYGESFAAHISQVKHIQETLGNLQDSMVLNEWLENIFKSEINKQISGIITLLAANRYQLWQQWRPIQEKYLKAETKHQFHLTVLQPLQSSIVNPEIQNGELL, encoded by the coding sequence ATCAAGCAATCGAAAAACACTTTCACAAAACCCTAAAGTGGGAAAAATCAGTTAAGAAAGACGAAGATCCGGAAGGACTACACCAAATGCGTGTAGGAATGCGTCGTCTACGTACAGCAGTGAGTCGGTTTCAGCTATCTTTAAATCTACCCAAGTCTGCCAGCGATAAAAATATTGGTAAAATTGCCGGAATACTAGGAAATCTCAGAGATTTAGATGTCCTCAAAGAGATACTAGAAAATAATTATAAACCACATTTATTACAGCAAGAACAAGCATATTTAGAAATAGCTTTCTCTGCTTTAGCTAAACAACGTGAAGCTGCTTTTTCTCATGTTCAAAAAACATTAAAGGATGAAAATTATAAATCTTTCAAAAAAGACCTTCAGCAATGGGTAGAAAAACCTATTTATCAACCATTAGCATCTTTACCCATTCAACAAGTGCTACCTGATTTACTGTTACCAGAAGTCAGTAAATTTTTATTGCATCCTGGATGGATGATTGGGACTAAAGTTGTAAACTCAGAAGTGATTGTTCAAAGCAACTGGACACCGGAACAGTTAGAACAACATCTCAAAACTCAAGGTGAAACTCTTCATGATTTGCGAAAACAAGCCAAAAGAGTTCGCTATCAGATGGAATTATTTACTGATTTATACGGTGAATCTTTTGCAGCACATATTTCACAAGTAAAACATATACAAGAAACTTTGGGTAATCTGCAAGATAGCATGGTTTTAAATGAATGGCTTGAGAATATTTTTAAATCAGAAATTAATAAGCAAATTAGTGGAATAATAACTTTATTAGCTGCCAACCGTTACCAGTTATGGCAGCAGTGGCGACCAATTCAAGAAAAGTATCTGAAAGCTGAAACTAAACATCAATTTCATTTAACTGTACTACAACCATTGCAATCTTCAATCGTAAATCCAGAAATCCAAAATGGAGAATTGCTCTGA